The sequence below is a genomic window from Deinococcus terrestris.
CAGCGCCCGTCGTGGCTGAGGGCCGGGGGCACGTCCAGCAGGGCCTCGGGGGGCAGCATGACCGAGCGGCGGCCCTCGCCGGTCGCGGCGTCCAGCAGCCGGACGTGGGCGCTGTAGCGGCCCCGCACCGCGACCAGGCCAGCGGAGGCCCCCGGCGTCACGGGCAGCGCGGCGGGGGCAATCCCCACCACCACCAGGGGGTCGGGCGGCACCCGGCGCTCGCTCGCCGCCGTCTGAGCGGCAGTCAGGGGCGCCAGAGCGAGCAGGGCCAGCAGGGACCACGCCCGCCGCGCCGTGAAACGAGCGCCGCCGGGCCGGGCGGAGGGGTTGAGCTTCACGCGGTCAGGCTAGCGCGGGGGCGGGGCCGGGAGGTGTGCGGGATTCGGCCTCCACGCTCCCGTACCCCGCTACACCTGCACCAGATACGCCGAGTCGATCATGCCGAGTGCCCGGATGGCCCCGAGCTGCTCGGCGCTCAGGCTGTCGTCCAGCGTCAGAGTGAACAGGGCCTGCCCGCCCCGCTCGGCGCGGCCCAGCGCCATGCCCGCGATGTTGACCCCCCAGCCCCCCAGCAGCGCCGAGAGCGCGGCCACCGCGCCGGGCCGGTCCTGGTTGGAGGCGATCAGGATGAAGCCCTCGGGGGCGAGTTCCACCCGGAAGTCGCGCAGCCGGGTCAACCGGGGGCTGCGCCCGAAGACGGTGCCCCCCACCGTGCGGGTGCGGGGGCGGCCCCCCTCGCCGTGGGCGGTCGCCCGCACGATCACCTCGGTCTGGTAGTCGGGACTCTCGGCGTCCTCGCGCACGGTCAGGGTCAGGCCCCGTTCGCGGGCGAGGGCGCGGGCGTTGATCAGGTTGGGCACCTCGTCGGTGCTGCCCGAGAGATAGCCCACCAGCACCGCCGTCACGACCGGCGCGGGGTCGGCGGGAAAGTCGCCCCGGAAGGTCACCTCCAGCTCGTGCGCTCCCGGCAGCAGTTGGGTCAGGATGCGCCCCAGTTTCTCGCCCAGGTCGAGGTAGCCGCCCAGCGCCTCCAGGGTGCGGGGGTCCAGCGCGGGCGCGTTCACGGCGCCCCGGCTCACGTCCCCGTGCAGGGCCGCGAGGACCCGCCCCACGATCTCGGCCCCGACGCGTTCCTGCGCCTCGGCGGTGTTCGCGCCCAGGTGCGCGGTGACGCTGAGGTTGGGGGCCTCCAGCAGAGGGTGCCCCGGCGCGGGCGGTTCTTCCACGAACACG
It includes:
- the serA gene encoding phosphoglycerate dehydrogenase, whose amino-acid sequence is MTLPLPVRPGPSPAAPLRVLICDEMNPGLLEHAGFEIDYEGNLPREETLRRLPDYDALITRSRTRVDRELLEAAGPRLRVIGRGGVGVDNIDLDACSRRGILVLNAPESNTVSAAELALAHLLAAARGLTRSDRRTRAGQWDRTFLGTELKDKTLGIVGLGRIGSVVAERAQGLRLNVVAHDPYVPESKFGRLGVERAATLDELLDRADFLTVHTPLTEETRGLIGERELARLKPGAVVVNAARGGIVDEGALAAALHRGHLLGAGVDVFVEEPPAPGHPLLEAPNLSVTAHLGANTAEAQERVGAEIVGRVLAALHGDVSRGAVNAPALDPRTLEALGGYLDLGEKLGRILTQLLPGAHELEVTFRGDFPADPAPVVTAVLVGYLSGSTDEVPNLINARALARERGLTLTVREDAESPDYQTEVIVRATAHGEGGRPRTRTVGGTVFGRSPRLTRLRDFRVELAPEGFILIASNQDRPGAVAALSALLGGWGVNIAGMALGRAERGGQALFTLTLDDSLSAEQLGAIRALGMIDSAYLVQV